CCTCGGAAAAGCCTGTTTTCAGTGAATTAAGAGTACGTCGGTACGACAAACCTATCGACGAAATCTCGGAGTTTATTCTCAATAAAATTGAGCGCTGGATCGGCTGGAACCTGATTAGCGAAAAAACAACCGTCGGCGGCATGACTGCCATTCGTGCTGATGTGAGCTCGTTTATCCTCTTCGGCATGAAAATCAACGTTACCTTCGGACTGCTTGAGGAGAAGGATATCAATGGTCACCCCATCACTACAGTAAATGCCAAGGCTGAAACCAATATCGAGTCGAGGGGAGACCTTGGCGAAAGTCGCAGGGCTATCAGGATGATACTTGGTGCAATGGATTTCGAATACAGAACAGAGTTGATTACCGAAGAGGACTACCAATATCGCTCTCTGGATACGAAAGGATCTGCAGCAGCTTCGCAGCAGATTTTTAATGATGCGCAATTGCAACAGCACAAACCCTCTCCTGGCAATGCCAAAGCCACAACAATTGAATTCAAAAAAAAACCTGCTATACAGACAATCCAGCTCAAGCCTGCCGCTAAACATGATGAAACCACTCTTACCGCCTCACCGCTTTCACTTTCAGGCGATGAAATGCTGAATGAATCAGCAGCAAGCGCCCCCCCAGAGAGTGTGACCGCTGAGGAAACAAGGCCGCAAAAGCCAAAAATCATGATTGTTACAACAAAAAAAACCCTATAAGCACAAGTTTGATGAGAATTATTCTACTGGGAGCACCAGGGGTCGGCAAAGGAACGCAGTCAAACTATATTTCAAAAACCTTCGGCATACCTCAGATATCGACTGGCGACATGTTGCGTTCAGCGGTAAAAGCTGGAACGCCTCTTGGTGTCGCTGCAAAAAAAGTAATGGACAGTGGTCAACTCGTCTCAGATGAAATTATTATTGCTCTCGTCAAAGAGCGCCTGACAAAGAGTGACTGTTCCAATGGATGCCTTTTCGATGGGTTTCCGCGCACACTTACCCAGGCTGAAGCGTTGAGAAAAGATGGTATCCACATCGACTATATTGTTGAAATCGATGTTGAGGATAAAGAGATTATCGAGCGAATGAGTGGTCGTCGTGTACACCTTGCTTCCGGAAGAACCTACCATGTGAGCTTCAATCCACCAAAAACAGTGGATATTGACGATGAAACCGGAGAACCCCTGACCCAAAGAGAGGACGATCGGGAAGAGACCGTAAAAAAACGGCTTGAAATCTATCACGCTCAAACCGAACCGCTGATCGCTTACTACCTTGATTTGTCACACAACGGTGATCTTGACGCTCCCACCTACTTCAAAATTGAAGGGAAAGGAAAGGTAGAGGATATCCGCGACAGGATTCTTGAGGCGCTTATGGTCTGAAAAATCAACCAATCAAAGAGTCCGAAATTAAAAAAGTCAGTATCGAAGTTACTGGCTTTTTTTAATTCACCATCATGCAAGTACTGACAGGCGCAGACAAATTATTCCAGGGAGAACCTTTTGTTGCTACCGTTTCCGATTCTCTGAAACAGGACATCCTGCCCGGATGTATGGTTCTGCTTTCAGCAAAAAAGGGAAACGGACGAGTTGCGATCGGCTACATTCTGGCTCTCATGCCCTTCGAAAGTGAAGAGGTGCCCACCATTGAGATCCTGGACGTACTCCATGGCGGACGTCCAGTCCTGAACCCGGCTCTGATGCAACTTACCGAATGGATGGCCGATTATTATCTCACAAGAAGAATCGACACCCTGATGGCCGCCCTGCCCGCAGCAGTCCGTACAACGGTTCATGATGTCGTTGAAATCAAACATTTTACGCTTAATGCCGAAGCGCCAAAAGTCATCAATACGGCACTTCGGCGTGCCATCATGCAATTGATGATTCGGGAAAAACGACTTACTGTTCATCAACTGCAGCAGCGCATCGGCAGGAAACAACTTTATCGCACCCTTTCAGAACTTGAGCGGGGCGGGCACCTGCAGCTCACAAAAAGGTTTTCATCCACAAAAGCCAAACAAAAGAGCTGTTATCGGCTGAGTCTATCCTTACCGGAAAACGCAGAAGAGAGCCTGAAAAACTCCCCGAAACAGCTTGAAGCCATCAAAATTCTGGCCTCTTTCGGCAACACCTTTGCTTTTGCAGAAACCATTGGCAGCTCAAGGGAGACGCTCAATGCCCTTGTAAAAAAAGGGTTTGTTGAAAAATCACAAATGGCTGTCACAAGCCACTTCACGACAGGCTTTTCGGAAACTCCACAATCCACAAAAACACCAACGGCTTCACAGCAAAAAGCTCTTGAGCAACTGACTCATGCTGTTACCCAGGAGGAATACAAGACCTTCCTGCTTCACGGAGTGACCGGAAGCGGAAAAACCCTGATCTATATCGAACTGCTGAAAAAAGTTCTTGCAGCAGGAAAAACGGCTATTGTGCTGGTACCTGAAATAGCCCTGACCCCCCAGACTGCAGGCCGATTTCGTGAACATTTTCATGATGACATCACCATTCTGCACAGCGCCATGAGCAACCAGGAAAAATATGATGCCTGGCATAGTCTTCGCCTCGGAAAAACAAAAATTGCCCTTGGCGCCCGCTCAACCATCTTCGCTCCACTTGAAAACCTCGGAGCAATCATTGTTGACGAAGAGCATGACAGCGCATACAAGCAGGATCGTAATCCCCGCTACCATGCTCGCGATACAGCAATCATGAGGGCAATGTTCAGCAAGGCGATCTGCGTACTCGGATCAGCGACACCCTCGTTCGAATCCTATAACAACGCAGTCAAGGGCAAGTACACCCTTATCAATCTCCCGGAACGAGTTGATGGAGCAACCATGCCCGCCATCACGCTTGTCTGGATGAAAGGCAGTCCCAAAGCTTCAGCATCCATTTCAGAACTCCTTTACAGTCAGATTGCACTTCGTCTTGAAAAAAATGAACAGGTCATTCTTCTGCAAAACAGAAGAGGATTTGCCGGCAGCATCTTCTGTCTTGCCTGTGGTCATATCCCTCTTTGCCCCTTCTGCAATATCCCACTGGTCTACCATGCGACCCCGAAACAGCTTCGCTGCCACTATTGCGGTCACGCCATTCACTTCACGGAATCGTGCATGAAGTGTTCATCGTCTAATCTGTTTTATAAAAGCAGTGGCACCGAACGCATTGAAGAAGAGCTGCAAACCCTCTTCCCTGAAGAAAAAATTCTCCGCATGGATGTCGACACCACCTCCGCAAAAGGCTCTCATGGCAGAATTCTTAAAGAATTTCACGACCGCAAAGCCCGTATTCTGCTGGGTACGCAAATGGTTGCAAAAGGGCTTGATTTTCCGGCAGTCACTCTTGTCGGGGTTCTGATGGCTGATATCGGACTGAATATTCCGGACTTTCGGGCTTCAGAGAGGACATTTTCCCTGCTCACCCAGGTGGCCGGACGTGCAGGACGCTCTTCCCTGCCGGGTGAAGTCTATTTCCAGGTTTATAACATGGAAAACGATGTTTTTACCGCTCTTTTGCAGAAAGAGAGGAGCTATGAAAAGTTTTTTCTGCAGGAAAGCGCTCTAAGAAAGGAGCTTCACTACCCTCCTGCATCCCGACTCATAAAATTCGAATGCAGTGCAGAAGAAGAAAATCAGGCTGAAGCGGCGGCGCTCTATTGCAAAAAAAGTCTTGAATTGCAACTACCAGCAGAAAAAGGTAGGGTTCTTGGGCCGGCACCTGCCGGTATTGCAAAAATAAGAGGCCGGTATCGCTACCATATCCTCGTCAAACTCTTCGACGGCAAACTCTCACCACCATTCATCAAGCAGATGAGCGACGACATCATCGCCCGCTTCCGCTCCTCAGGAGTGCTGTTCAGTATTGATGTCGATCCCCAGAATCTCATGTAGCAACCAGCTTGTTTGAGATCCCATTCTGATGTGGTTACCTTGAGCGGCTCTTCACCTCTGTACGGTATCTCTTTTTTTATTGCTCCGCAGAGTTACTAAAGATCATAAGGATCATCGATAATTTCAAAAACAATCTCTTTCTGGTGATCCGGAAATCCAATTCTGATGTAATGGATGTTTTCACTTTTGAAGATATCTGCGCCTTTTTCTGCTGCCCTCAGAATGATGTGACCTTTATGATGACCGAGCTCTTTTGAAAGGTCGTTCCATTTTCTGAACACGATATTGGTATACGACTCCCCCTCTCTGACCGCTAACAGATCGCTCTCCGAAAGATCAACTATCAGCTCCGGAACTGCAAGCAACGACATCTCCTTGCCAATCCAGATAGAAATAATTTCACAGTGAAACGGCAGGAAAACAGCGTTTTTGACAACAAATCCCTTTTCTGCATTCCTGACAGCATCAAAAAAGCTTTTCATGAGGCTTGAGTGTTTATAATTATTAACCGACGACAACTATAAGCAAAACAATAGTAACCATAATAACAACGGATATTGGCAAAAGGACAGGCAAGGCATCGTTAGAGACTTACGCCAGAAAATCAGGACACTCTACATCTGCCTGAGCTGCAATATTTTTACCCATGAAGTTTGGTGCATTACCGATATACATCATTGCTCAAAAAAAGAGTGTTGCCAAAGAAATTGCCAGGAGACAAATGGCTGATGATACCTCCCCCTGTACCGGAGATCCATTGTGGTATCAGCTTTTATGACTCTCATACTGATCAGACCCATAGAGATTGACCTGTTTGCGATAATACGCAAAAGCCTCTTCCTGACGAACCACTCCAAGCAGCTTTCCCTCACCAGAATCAAGAACCGGCAACAGGTCATAATCGGAGATCTCAAAAAGCTTGAGCGCCTCATCAAGCTTTGAGCTTTCATAGAGCACTGGAACATCTTTTTTTACAATATCTTCGGCAATCAATCCCACAAGAAAATCTTCCTTGAGAAGAATTCTCATCTCATTGAGACTGATAATACCTGAAAACAAGCTGTGCTCATTGGTGACAAGAAAAGTTGACTCAGGTGTATTGAAGAATACATCAATCATGTTTGTCGCACTCTCTGAATCTCTGAATTGTACGTAGTCTGTTTTCATGACTTCGGAAATGCTGATATGCTCGGCAACCGACAAGGCAATGCCGAAGCCGACCCTGACTCCCTCCTTTTCAAGGACATAGCTTTCCATGGTATGGCGGTAGGCAAGCCGTGCAATAAGAGAGGAGGTTACGGCAGCAAACATGATCGGTAGCACAATCTCGTACTGGCCTGTTATTTCAAAGAGAATAAGGATGACGGTCAACGGGGCTCTCATGACTCCTGCCGTCAACGCCCCCATACCGACAAGAGCATAGGCTCCTGAGGTTGCCGTTATTGCGGGAAACAACATATGCACAAGCGTACCAAACATCCCTCCGAGCATGGCCCCCATTTTCATGGCTGGTGCAAACATCCCTCCCGAGCCTCCGGAACCAATACTGAAACCGGCAACAACCGGTTTGAGAAAATAGATACCGATCATGTTGCTCCAGCTTTCATGACCATTGACAGCATGATTAATGGCCTCATAAGAAAATCCATAGAGTCCGGGAAGCCACATGCAGATCAGTCCACTCATGAGGCCACCAATAGCCGGCATGGCCCATATGGGGATCTTCCATCGTTTTTCGATTCTGCCAAACCACTCCTCAATTGCATAGTAAATCTTGATGAACATAACAGCCGAGAGCCCTGCAAGAATGCCAAGTAAACAATAAAAAAGGAGTTCCGTATTTGATACAAGGGAGTATTCATGAACCTGAAAAGTCGGAGAGTTCCCGAGAAAGCTTCTTGAAAGGACAGTTCCGATAACTGCTGCGATAACAATGGGACTGAATGTTTTGACACTGAAATCTCCAAGTAGTACCTCGATAGCAAACATGACGCCACCAATCGGAGCATTGAAAACGGCCGCAAGACCGGCTGCTGCTCCACAGCCGAGAAGCGTACGGGTTTTGTTCGGCGAAAAGCGAAGCATCTGAGCTACCGTAGAACCGATTGCTGCACCAACCTGAACAATCGGAGCTTCACGTCCACCGCCACCTCCCGTACCGATGCTCAAAACAGAGGTTATGCTTTTATGAATCCACAATTTCCGGTTAATAACACCATCATTCTGGGCAACAGCCTTGATCACTGAAGCAAGACCATGTCCGGGCCGTGCTTTTACAATAAATGCATTGTAGAGGCCGACAAATAGCCCCCCTGCTGCTGGTATGAAGGGAAGAAAGAAGATCCAGTATTTGTCGATAAATGGAGCTTTGTCAAAAGATCGAAGAGCGGTAAAACTGATGGCGCTGATCGTCATGATGGCATCGTGAAAAATGACGGCAACATATCCGGTCATAAGACCAACGCCTACAGCAACAAAAAGGAACGGAATATCCTGGGTCAGATTAAGCTGAACAAGAAAAGAATCGAGGGTAAGGCGAAAAAACTGCTGTGAAGTACCCTTGAAATATCGGCTTCGCCTGAAAATACTGTAGAAAAAAGCTAATACCTTTCTGCTGAGACTCCCTTTCATGCGAGGTGACAGTTTCATTACTCAATATGCTAAAAAACGAATGCAACCCGGTGACAAAACCCCTGAAACCCCAACATTCAAAATAAGGTCGGGTTTTAGCACCAAAACTTCAAAGCCGCCTTTTCATCAGGCGGCTTTGTTTTTTTAGAAGTACAGGTTTTACTCAGGATCAAAAAATGAGAGTTGTGAACTTACCGATTGGCTATCACTCACCTTGAAGTCACGATAGGCATTGATAAGAGCGTTGGTCGAACTGTCGTGGCAGGAGATGGTTTCACTCCCCTGAATTTCAGGGAAAATAGCCTTGGCAAGCTGTTTGCCAAGTTCGACACCCCACTGGTCAAAAGAGTTGACACCCCAGATAATCCCCTGCACAAAAACCTTATGCTCATACATGGCGATGAGAGCACCAAGGGAATAAGGATTGAGTTCCTTGAGCAGAATCGTATTTGTCGGACGATTTCCAGGAAAAACCTTATGCGGCAACAGCATGTTCATTTCGGAATCATCACATCCAGCCGCATCGAGTTCCTGACGCACCTCCTGCTCATTTTTGCCTCTCATGAGCGCTTCGGTCTGTGCAAAACAGTTTGCAAGAAGGATATCATGATGCTCCCCTATCGGGTTTTGGGTTTTAAGCGGCACAATAAAATCTGCCGGAATAAAATTGGGGCTCTGATGGAGCAACTGAAAAAATGCGTGCTGTGAATTCGTGCCTGGTTCACCCCAGATCACCGGACCGGTTGCATACTCAACCATGTTGCCAGCAAGATCAACCCTCTTGCCATTACTTTCCATATCAAGCTGCTGCAGATAGGCTGGAAAGCGGTGCAGATACTGGTCGTAGGGAATAACTGCGTGAGATGAGACATCGAAAAAATTATTGTACCAGACTCCAAGCAAAGCAAGGAGAATCGGGATATTGCCTTCAAGAGGCGACTGACGGAAATGCTCATCCATCGCACAGGCTCCATTGAGGAGCTCCTGAAAACGGTCAAAACCGAGAAAAAGTGCTATTGAAAGCCCTATTGAAGACCAGAGAGAATAACGCCCGCCAACCCAATCCCAGAACCTGAACATGTTCGCATCATCAATACCGAACTCCACCACCTTTGAACGGTTGGTTGAAACCGCCACAAAGTGCT
The DNA window shown above is from Pelodictyon phaeoclathratiforme BU-1 and carries:
- the adk gene encoding adenylate kinase; protein product: MRIILLGAPGVGKGTQSNYISKTFGIPQISTGDMLRSAVKAGTPLGVAAKKVMDSGQLVSDEIIIALVKERLTKSDCSNGCLFDGFPRTLTQAEALRKDGIHIDYIVEIDVEDKEIIERMSGRRVHLASGRTYHVSFNPPKTVDIDDETGEPLTQREDDREETVKKRLEIYHAQTEPLIAYYLDLSHNGDLDAPTYFKIEGKGKVEDIRDRILEALMV
- the priA gene encoding replication restart helicase PriA; amino-acid sequence: MQVLTGADKLFQGEPFVATVSDSLKQDILPGCMVLLSAKKGNGRVAIGYILALMPFESEEVPTIEILDVLHGGRPVLNPALMQLTEWMADYYLTRRIDTLMAALPAAVRTTVHDVVEIKHFTLNAEAPKVINTALRRAIMQLMIREKRLTVHQLQQRIGRKQLYRTLSELERGGHLQLTKRFSSTKAKQKSCYRLSLSLPENAEESLKNSPKQLEAIKILASFGNTFAFAETIGSSRETLNALVKKGFVEKSQMAVTSHFTTGFSETPQSTKTPTASQQKALEQLTHAVTQEEYKTFLLHGVTGSGKTLIYIELLKKVLAAGKTAIVLVPEIALTPQTAGRFREHFHDDITILHSAMSNQEKYDAWHSLRLGKTKIALGARSTIFAPLENLGAIIVDEEHDSAYKQDRNPRYHARDTAIMRAMFSKAICVLGSATPSFESYNNAVKGKYTLINLPERVDGATMPAITLVWMKGSPKASASISELLYSQIALRLEKNEQVILLQNRRGFAGSIFCLACGHIPLCPFCNIPLVYHATPKQLRCHYCGHAIHFTESCMKCSSSNLFYKSSGTERIEEELQTLFPEEKILRMDVDTTSAKGSHGRILKEFHDRKARILLGTQMVAKGLDFPAVTLVGVLMADIGLNIPDFRASERTFSLLTQVAGRAGRSSLPGEVYFQVYNMENDVFTALLQKERSYEKFFLQESALRKELHYPPASRLIKFECSAEEENQAEAAALYCKKSLELQLPAEKGRVLGPAPAGIAKIRGRYRYHILVKLFDGKLSPPFIKQMSDDIIARFRSSGVLFSIDVDPQNLM
- a CDS encoding sodium:proton antiporter, translating into MMYIGNAPNFMGKNIAAQADVECPDFLA
- a CDS encoding chloride channel protein, yielding MKLSPRMKGSLSRKVLAFFYSIFRRSRYFKGTSQQFFRLTLDSFLVQLNLTQDIPFLFVAVGVGLMTGYVAVIFHDAIMTISAISFTALRSFDKAPFIDKYWIFFLPFIPAAGGLFVGLYNAFIVKARPGHGLASVIKAVAQNDGVINRKLWIHKSITSVLSIGTGGGGGREAPIVQVGAAIGSTVAQMLRFSPNKTRTLLGCGAAAGLAAVFNAPIGGVMFAIEVLLGDFSVKTFSPIVIAAVIGTVLSRSFLGNSPTFQVHEYSLVSNTELLFYCLLGILAGLSAVMFIKIYYAIEEWFGRIEKRWKIPIWAMPAIGGLMSGLICMWLPGLYGFSYEAINHAVNGHESWSNMIGIYFLKPVVAGFSIGSGGSGGMFAPAMKMGAMLGGMFGTLVHMLFPAITATSGAYALVGMGALTAGVMRAPLTVILILFEITGQYEIVLPIMFAAVTSSLIARLAYRHTMESYVLEKEGVRVGFGIALSVAEHISISEVMKTDYVQFRDSESATNMIDVFFNTPESTFLVTNEHSLFSGIISLNEMRILLKEDFLVGLIAEDIVKKDVPVLYESSKLDEALKLFEISDYDLLPVLDSGEGKLLGVVRQEEAFAYYRKQVNLYGSDQYESHKS
- the pgi gene encoding glucose-6-phosphate isomerase gives rise to the protein MGLSRSEVWNALLLHKQEIETLHMREMFQDGGNRFEQFSLQWGELMLDYSKNRITSRTMELLLDLARSVELEKRRDEMFDGAPINRTENRAVLHTALRRPPGYSLVVDGLDLSTEIADVLVQMKDCCERVISGSWKGYTGKRMTDVVNIGIGGSDLGPCMVTEALRPFAHGHLQVHFVSNIDGTHISETLKKLNPETTLFIIASKTFTTQETLTNAMSARAWFLTHAVERSHIAKHFVAVSTNRSKVVEFGIDDANMFRFWDWVGGRYSLWSSIGLSIALFLGFDRFQELLNGACAMDEHFRQSPLEGNIPILLALLGVWYNNFFDVSSHAVIPYDQYLHRFPAYLQQLDMESNGKRVDLAGNMVEYATGPVIWGEPGTNSQHAFFQLLHQSPNFIPADFIVPLKTQNPIGEHHDILLANCFAQTEALMRGKNEQEVRQELDAAGCDDSEMNMLLPHKVFPGNRPTNTILLKELNPYSLGALIAMYEHKVFVQGIIWGVNSFDQWGVELGKQLAKAIFPEIQGSETISCHDSSTNALINAYRDFKVSDSQSVSSQLSFFDPE